The Bacteroidota bacterium genome includes the window CTTAGCTGCCCTGAGTCATCATCGTCATCCTTGCTCTTCTTGGGCTTCTTTTCAACTATCTTTTCTTTGGTTTTTGGAAATGGTTTTTTGGTGATTTTAGGGGTTTCTTTTTCAGGTTTACTACTTTCATCCTTTTCCTCTTTTTTGTCGGAAACCTTTATTTCTCCTTCAGTAGGATTTGATATGCTAGAAGGAACATCTTCCTCAATATCGTCAATTGGTTTGGTTTTTTTTGCTGGCTCTTCATCTATAACCTCATCAATTATTTCAACATTTACAGTGCTGACTTCCTCTTCAATTTCAGACTCAACTTCTTCATAAATCATGTCAATGATTTTTACAGAAGTTACCTTATTGTTATTGAGCTTTTTGCCAACAGCTTTCCAGCCCATCAATTCGATGAATTCGCTGAGTTCAAGAGTCTCAGAATTTTTATCACCACTTTTCTTGTCTAAATAGCTGGTCTTGACAATAACCCGATCTGCATCTGAGATAACAATCAATTTGGATTTTTTGTTCTCGCTAATAAATTTGAAAGCAGTATTGGTTCTGGACGTTTCAATTTTAAATCGTTTGGCATAGTAGATATTCGATTCCCCGTTCAAGTAAATAGCCGTTAAAGCGCGGTTAGGGTTGAATTTCTCGATATAGGTAATTTTGTCAATATCATAATGATTATTAACATCAAATGCTTTCAATTCATAATATCCATCAGACGTAATGGCCAGAATCAGGTCGTCAGGGGCGAAGCTGCCTATGTGCCTGCCAATTTCTTTGGTATTTAATTTCCCGATGTATTCATCGTACCACACATCAATACCAATGATATTTGTTTTATCTACTGATTTCTGAACTATTCTTCTAACCGGATATTTGGTTAGAATATTTCCTTGAGAAGCTCTTCCTTTAATGTCGATAGTAGCAAAATTGAAATCGAATATTTTTTTCCTTGCTTTGCTTCCTTGTGTTAAGTATACTGTAACAGTATCGGTTTCTCCTAGTGGATTGGCTGTAAAGTAAATGATTTTGGAGCCGGGAGATTTTTTGGTTAAATCGTATTCTTTATCGCGAGTTATGGAGGTAACATTGAATCGTTTTACCATTGAATTCTTCGATTTCCCATCGAGGTAAACCGCATTATAAGTCATTCGTTCATCGTCTTTCTTAAAAACATCAATATGAATGATGTTTTTACCTGCAAAAACTTTTTCATCAACCTTTTGTATAGAATAGGTGCCGTCTTTTCTAAAAGTAATAACGTCATCCAATTCAGAACATTCACCGATACTTTCTTCTTTTTTCAATCCGAATCCAAAAAATCCATCGGCCCTGTTTACGTATAATTTTTTGTTTGCTGCAACAACATTTTTTGCCTGAATAGTATCAAAATGTCGGATTTCTGTTTTGCGTTCTCTGCCTTTTCCATATTTCTTTAGCAGATTCTCAAAATATTTTATGGCAAAATCAATTAAATGACTCAAATTAAATTCAACTTCTTCCAAGTCTTTCTCAATTTGAATAATAATTTCATCTGCTTTGAAAGCATCGTATTTTGAAATTCGTTTAATTTTAATATCAGTTAAGCGAACAATATCTTCAGTTGTAACAGCTCGTTTGAGGTGTTTGATATGTGGCTTTAACCCTTCATCGATGGCTTCAATTACGGCTTCCCAGGTTTCGCACTCCTCAATATCACGATAAACTTTTTTCTCAATGAATATTTTTTCCAACGAAGAATAATGCCATTTATTCAACAAATGATCACGCAGAATTTCTAGTTCTCGTTTGAGTAAATCTATTGTTCTTTGTGTTGAATCTTCTAAAATATCCCTTACACCAATAAAAACAGGTTTGTCGTTTTGGATGACACAAGCATTTGTGGAAATAGATGTTTCACAACTTGTAAATGCATACAGTGCATCAATTGTCACATCAGGTGAAATCCCTTTTTGTAATTCTACAATTATCTCAACATCTTTTGCCGTATTATCAATAACCTGCTTTATTTTTATTTTCCCTTTATCATTGGCCTTGACAATAGAATCGATTAGGGTTGTTGTTGTGACAGAGAAGGGGACATTTCGAATGGCCACTGTTTTCTTGTCAATAATTTCAATTTTAGATCTGACCCTAACTTTTCCTCCTCTTTTCCCTTGGTTATAGTTACTGAAATCAGCTAAGCCGTTGGTGGGAAAATCAGGATAAATTTCGTATTCATTTCCTTTTAAAATAGCAATGGATGCACGGATGAGTTCATTGAAATTATGTGGCAGAATACGTGTGGAAAGTCCTACAGCAATACCCTCTGCTCCTAATGAAAGAACCAAGGGGAATTTTACAGGCAAATTGATAGGTTCTCTTTTTCTTCCATCATAGGAGGATTGCCATTCTGTAGTTTCTGGATTAAAGACTACCTCGTGAGCAAATTTGGAAAGTCGGGTTTCAATATAACGGGCAGCAGCAGCGCTGTCTCCAGTAACTACATCTCCCCAGTTTCCTTGTGTGTCAATTAGTAAGTCTTTTTGGCCAATATTTACAATTGCATCCGAAATTGATTGATCGCCATGCGGATGATATTGCATGGTATTACCGATTACATTGGCTACTTTGTTAAAGCGACCATCATCGGTTTCTTTCATGGCATGTAAAATCCTTCTATGAACAGGTTTTAATCCATCATCAATGGCCGGAACAGCTCTTTCAAGAATTACGTATGAAGCATAATCAAGAAACCATTCTTTATAAAGACTAGAAACCGGTTTTACATCTTTGCCTTTGGGTTTAGCTTCTTCTTGATTTTCTTGTATGTCGTTTTCTGGATCCATTGATTACGTAAATGTGTTTTTCTTTTTAGATGTATTATTTTAATTCCTCTTCAACAATATCTTTTTCCACTTTCAAATTTGAAATAATAAATTCTTGTCGTTCTGGTGTGTTTTTGCCCATGTAATAATTGAGAAGATTCTTTATGTCTTCCTGATCACTGAGCATTACTGGCTCCAGTTTCATTTTGTTGCCAATGAACAAACCGAATTCATTAGGAGAAATTTCTCCCAATCCTTTAAATCTGGTTATTTCTGGTTTTGCACCCAGTTTTTTCATGGCTTGTCGTTTTTCCTCTTGGGAATAACAATAATATGTTTTTACTTTATTGCGAACCCGGAATAAGGGTGTTTCTAAAATATAAACATGCCCATCTTTCACCAAATCAGAAAAGAACTGCAGGAAAAAAGTCAGCAATAACAGGCGAATATGCATGCCATCTACATCAGCATCTGTAGCAATTACGATTCGGTTATAGCGTAATTCATCAATTCCGTTCTCAATATTTAAAGCGTGTTGTAGCAAGTTA containing:
- a CDS encoding DNA gyrase/topoisomerase IV subunit A encodes the protein MDPENDIQENQEEAKPKGKDVKPVSSLYKEWFLDYASYVILERAVPAIDDGLKPVHRRILHAMKETDDGRFNKVANVIGNTMQYHPHGDQSISDAIVNIGQKDLLIDTQGNWGDVVTGDSAAAARYIETRLSKFAHEVVFNPETTEWQSSYDGRKREPINLPVKFPLVLSLGAEGIAVGLSTRILPHNFNELIRASIAILKGNEYEIYPDFPTNGLADFSNYNQGKRGGKVRVRSKIEIIDKKTVAIRNVPFSVTTTTLIDSIVKANDKGKIKIKQVIDNTAKDVEIIVELQKGISPDVTIDALYAFTSCETSISTNACVIQNDKPVFIGVRDILEDSTQRTIDLLKRELEILRDHLLNKWHYSSLEKIFIEKKVYRDIEECETWEAVIEAIDEGLKPHIKHLKRAVTTEDIVRLTDIKIKRISKYDAFKADEIIIQIEKDLEEVEFNLSHLIDFAIKYFENLLKKYGKGRERKTEIRHFDTIQAKNVVAANKKLYVNRADGFFGFGLKKEESIGECSELDDVITFRKDGTYSIQKVDEKVFAGKNIIHIDVFKKDDERMTYNAVYLDGKSKNSMVKRFNVTSITRDKEYDLTKKSPGSKIIYFTANPLGETDTVTVYLTQGSKARKKIFDFNFATIDIKGRASQGNILTKYPVRRIVQKSVDKTNIIGIDVWYDEYIGKLNTKEIGRHIGSFAPDDLILAITSDGYYELKAFDVNNHYDIDKITYIEKFNPNRALTAIYLNGESNIYYAKRFKIETSRTNTAFKFISENKKSKLIVISDADRVIVKTSYLDKKSGDKNSETLELSEFIELMGWKAVGKKLNNNKVTSVKIIDMIYEEVESEIEEEVSTVNVEIIDEVIDEEPAKKTKPIDDIEEDVPSSISNPTEGEIKVSDKKEEKDESSKPEKETPKITKKPFPKTKEKIVEKKPKKSKDDDDDSGQLSLF